From the genome of Rhizobium sp. NXC24, one region includes:
- a CDS encoding methyl-accepting chemotaxis protein, with product MSFLANLKIGTKLALSSGIGIVLIIGILINQQIASGEISSANAAVSREQTILNGIQTAAVSLAEMRTAAHEIGSATTAKEVEASLSQAKISDQQAWDGLEQPISIALKPDVLKDIRNGLREYDGLITKRASALTAAMSKKNGSPLSPAEVEAALGVVSEVDINQVMERTHTATDASIQNARHFTQEARAALAASVSTAETISLIVGASVVLVLFASAIALMIGVAKPIKLMTSAMRRLADGDMNVDIASVTRRDEIGAMYEAVKVFQQNAVANRRLEEEATASRGHQEAERAELQRRTEREAEQLRFASDNLASGLKRLAAGDLAFQINEAFAPDFEPLRRDFNQSVQQLGAALSTIADSIGAMNNGTREISSGAQDLSRRTEQQAASLEETAAALDEIVVNVGSSTKLTEEARAVASQANQSAQKSAEVVSHAEEAMRRIEESSQQISNIIGVIDEIAFQTNLLALNAGVEAARAGEAGKGFAVVAQEVRELAQRSAQAAKEIKGLIQTSTTEVQSGVKLVRDTGEALNVIGGFIGQINNHMNAIAVSAKEQSTGLAEINTAINSMDQTTQQNAAMVEQSTAAASNLTQEAAKLRDLIGNFRLEDAVGPRAIRETTKPVASPARALSNKLSRVFGGKTATAAAVKEWEDF from the coding sequence CGCCGAAATGCGGACAGCCGCTCATGAAATCGGCTCTGCTACGACGGCAAAGGAAGTTGAAGCTTCGCTCAGTCAAGCCAAAATCAGCGACCAACAAGCATGGGATGGCCTTGAGCAGCCCATCAGTATCGCTCTGAAGCCTGATGTCTTGAAGGACATCCGCAATGGTTTGCGCGAGTATGATGGCCTCATAACAAAACGTGCCTCCGCTTTGACCGCAGCCATGTCCAAGAAGAATGGCTCGCCATTGAGCCCGGCAGAAGTCGAAGCGGCGTTGGGCGTCGTCTCCGAGGTGGATATCAACCAGGTTATGGAGCGCACGCACACGGCAACGGACGCCTCGATCCAGAACGCTCGCCACTTTACGCAGGAAGCAAGAGCTGCGCTGGCGGCCTCGGTTTCAACGGCGGAAACGATCTCTTTGATCGTCGGCGCAAGCGTTGTTCTTGTCTTGTTTGCATCAGCGATCGCGTTGATGATCGGCGTTGCCAAGCCCATCAAGCTGATGACCTCAGCAATGCGCCGGCTCGCTGATGGCGACATGAATGTCGATATCGCCTCCGTGACGCGTCGAGACGAAATAGGCGCCATGTATGAAGCCGTTAAGGTCTTCCAACAGAATGCAGTCGCCAACAGGCGCCTCGAAGAAGAGGCTACCGCCTCTCGCGGCCATCAGGAAGCCGAACGCGCCGAACTCCAGCGCCGCACGGAGCGTGAAGCCGAACAATTGCGCTTTGCCTCTGACAATCTCGCCTCAGGTCTGAAACGGCTTGCCGCCGGCGATCTGGCCTTCCAGATCAATGAGGCCTTCGCACCGGATTTCGAGCCGCTGCGCCGGGACTTCAATCAGTCGGTCCAGCAGCTTGGCGCCGCACTTTCGACGATCGCGGACAGCATTGGCGCCATGAACAATGGCACGCGCGAAATCTCGTCGGGTGCGCAGGATCTCTCCAGACGGACGGAACAACAGGCCGCCTCACTCGAAGAAACCGCCGCCGCACTCGACGAGATCGTCGTCAACGTTGGTTCGTCGACAAAGCTGACGGAAGAGGCCCGCGCTGTCGCGAGCCAGGCCAATCAGAGCGCGCAGAAATCCGCCGAAGTGGTTTCTCATGCCGAGGAGGCGATGCGGCGGATCGAGGAGAGCTCGCAGCAAATCTCCAACATCATAGGCGTTATCGACGAGATTGCTTTCCAGACCAATCTTCTGGCGCTCAACGCCGGAGTGGAGGCAGCCCGAGCAGGCGAAGCAGGCAAGGGCTTTGCGGTCGTCGCACAGGAAGTGCGCGAGCTTGCTCAGCGCTCGGCGCAGGCGGCAAAGGAGATCAAGGGCCTGATCCAAACGTCGACCACCGAAGTGCAAAGCGGCGTCAAGCTGGTGCGCGATACCGGCGAGGCGCTAAACGTCATCGGCGGCTTCATTGGCCAGATCAACAATCACATGAATGCGATCGCCGTGTCCGCAAAGGAGCAGTCGACGGGTCTTGCCGAGATTAACACGGCGATCAATTCGATGGATCAGACGACGCAGCAGAATGCCGCCATGGTGGAGCAATCGACCGCCGCGGCTTCCAATCTTACGCAGGAGGCCGCGAAGCTACGGGATCTCATTGGCAACTTTAGGCTTGAAGACGCCGTCGGCCCGCGTGCCATCCGCGAAACGACCAAGCCTGTTGCCTCTCCGGCCCGCGCCCTTAGCAACAAGCTCTCCCGCGTCTTCGGCGGAAAGACGGCAACTGCCGCCGCTGTAAAGGAATGGGAAGACTTCTGA